CCCGCAGGGGTTGGTTCTACGGGAAAGATAAAGCTTACAAGATCCCAAATGGAAGAGGTAGCTGTAAAAGGAGCCAAGTGGGCTGTTGAACACGGTTTTGGCTTTGAAGAAGACCTTGAGCATATAGAAAGCTTTGGAGCTCTTCCAAATGCTGATCCATCTAAGGTATCAAAGGAGGCTTACGAAAGGGGTTCAGATGAGCTTGGCACAGTTGGTTCTGGCAATCACTTTGTGGAGATTCAAACCATAGACGAGATCTATGATGAGGAAGTTGCAGAACAGCTTGGGCTTAGCCTTGGTCAAGTGTGCATTATGGTTCATTCTGGTTCAAGGGGTTTTGGTCATCAGGTGTGCGTGGATTACTTGAAGGTAGCAAAGGATGCCCTGAAGAAATACGGGATAGATATTCCAGATATGCAACTGGCGTGCATGCCCTTTAATTCTCCAGAAGGTCAAAATTACTTTAAGGCTATGAACAGCGCAGCAAACTATGCCTTTGCAAACAGACAGATCCTTGGGTTCCTAACTGCAGACACAATAAGGAGGTTTTTTGGATTATCTTGGGACGAATTAGGCTACAGGCTAATATACGATTTGGCACACAACATAGCAAAGATAGAGGAACACAAAGTAGATGGTAAAGTCCTAAGGTTGGTGGTTCACAGAAAAGGTGCTACCAGAGCCTTTCCACCCTTTAACCCTGAAGTGCCTCCCGCTTACAGGAAGGTAGGCCAACCCGTTATAATACCGGGGGACGTGGGAAGGTATTCTTTCCTTTTGGTTGGACAAAACAAGAGCATGGACGTTAGCTTTGGAACCGCATGCCACGGTGCAGGAAGGTTAATGTCAAGAACAAAAGCCAAGGAATTTGTAAGAAAAGAAGGGTTGGAAAAGGTCCTTAAGGGTTTGGTTGTGGTGGCGAGGGGTAAAGGAACAGTAGCCGAAGAGATCCCTCAAGCTTACAAGGATGTTTCCGAAGTAGTAAAGGTGGTGGATGCTTTGGGTATTGCAAAGCTTGTGCTAAGGCTCAGACCTTTGGGAACTCTAAAAGGTTAATATGCGAACAGTAGATGTATCCACAAAACCCATAACCCTTAGGTTTGCCAAAGCTTATGGCAAGATCTCCCTAAAAGAAGATACTGTGCAAAGGATCCTAAGTGGGCAAATTCCGAAAGGGGATGTGCTGTCTGCGTGTAAATTAGCTGGTATAATGGCAAGCAAGAAAACTGCAGAACTCCTACCCTTTTGCCATCCCATCTCCTTTGAACACGTTGAAGTGGAAGTAAAAGTTGGGAAAAACTACTTGGAAGTTTTTTCTACAGTCCTTGGAACATCCAAAACTGGCTATGAAATGGAAGCTCTGACTGCGGTGTCGGTAGCTCTGCTGACGGTCTATGATATGTGTAAGGGCTTAGACAGTAGTATGGTTATACAGGAAATAAAACTTTTGGAAAAATCGGGTGGAAAGTCTCAGTGGGGGAAGTCTTTGGAAGGTAAAAGAGTTTTTATAAGAACAGACGAACGCTTTAAAAAACTGATTGAGGAATACCTAAAAAACCTGCATGCTCAAGTTGTTCAAGATGGGAATTTTGACCTGCTTATAACCACAGAAAAAGAGGAGTTTGAAGAATATTTAGGTATAAGCTCAGTTATAAATAATCACCTTTTCTCTGTATTGCCAACAGAGTTAAAGAACGGCGTAGTGGTGGGCAAAAGGGGTAATATAATCGTGGTTCAACTTGAACCTTCAGAGAAGCTAATAAAAGCCTTTTTTGAAAGCTTTGGAGAATGGTTGGGTAATTTTTAAATAGGCGCAGGCGGACTTGAACCGCCGACCTCTGGCGTGTCGGGCCAGCGCTCTGCCAACTGAGCTATGCGCCTTTAGATTTATAATTATAATCCAAATGCTCAAACCTGTGCTTATTCTCAGTAAAACCCACCAACTAAAAAAGCTCCTAAGAAATGCAAAACTTCACACTGTTTGTGAAGAGTCAAGATGTCCAAACATATCTGAGTGTTTTAGTGCAAACACTGCTACCTTCATGATTTTAGGAAATACTTGCACCAGAGGGTGTAGTTTTTGCAATCTCAAAAGGGGTAAAACCCTCCCTGTGGATGAGGAGGAGCCTTACAGGCTTTTGGAAACGGTTAAGCTTTTAAACTTAAAATACGTGGTCATTACCTCTCCTACAAGGGATGACCTAAAAGATGGCGGAGCTTCACACTTTGCTAAGTGTATAAGAGTTTTAAAGGAAAACATAGAAGGTATTAAAGTTGAAGTTCTTATTCCAGACTTTGGAGGCTCTTATGACTCGCTAAAAGTAGTTTTGGATGCAAAACCGGACGTGCTAAATCACAACGTGGAAACAGTCCCAAGACTTTACGATAAAGTAAGAAAAGGTGCAGACTATCAGAGGAGTTTAAATCTTCTCAAACATGCCAAAAGGCTCAGAAGCACCATATACACTAAGTCTGCACTAATATTGGGCTTTGGTGAGAGAGAAGATGAAATAATCAAGGTTATGGAAGACCTGCGGAGCGTGGATTGTGATATTCTGACAATTGGACAGTATTACCAACCTTCGGTAAAACATCATCCAGTGGTAAAGTATTACACTCCAGAAGAGTTTGAAAAACTAAAAGAGATTGCTTTAAGCTTAGGTTTTAAGTATGTGGTTAGTGGTCCCAACGTAAGAAGCTCTTACAAAGCTTACCAGGTGGTGTATAATTATTCATTATGATATTAATCAGGGACAACTTAGAGATTGACTATGTGTATTATGCGGAGTTGGAAATGTTGATGAAGTATGGGGTAGGATATCCGAGTTTGATAATAAACCTTAGAGAAAGGATTTATCAGGAGGGTTTGGAAGAAAGCCCTTATGTGATAAAGACAGACAGAAAGCTTCTTCAAAACGTGCATAAGTTTATAGAACTTATGGAGTCAAGCGATGAACCTTTGGAG
The sequence above is a segment of the Thermocrinis jamiesonii genome. Coding sequences within it:
- a CDS encoding RtcB family protein translates to MGLKEELVEVEPYVYKLKENTVQGQKVPVYFYLSDRLFEILEEDAIRQAANAATLPGVKKAIYVMPDVHVGYGFPVGGVMATDPKEGGIISPGSVGYDINCGVRLIATNLTADRVYPVRRELMEEILKAVPAGVGSTGKIKLTRSQMEEVAVKGAKWAVEHGFGFEEDLEHIESFGALPNADPSKVSKEAYERGSDELGTVGSGNHFVEIQTIDEIYDEEVAEQLGLSLGQVCIMVHSGSRGFGHQVCVDYLKVAKDALKKYGIDIPDMQLACMPFNSPEGQNYFKAMNSAANYAFANRQILGFLTADTIRRFFGLSWDELGYRLIYDLAHNIAKIEEHKVDGKVLRLVVHRKGATRAFPPFNPEVPPAYRKVGQPVIIPGDVGRYSFLLVGQNKSMDVSFGTACHGAGRLMSRTKAKEFVRKEGLEKVLKGLVVVARGKGTVAEEIPQAYKDVSEVVKVVDALGIAKLVLRLRPLGTLKG
- the moaC gene encoding cyclic pyranopterin monophosphate synthase MoaC is translated as MRTVDVSTKPITLRFAKAYGKISLKEDTVQRILSGQIPKGDVLSACKLAGIMASKKTAELLPFCHPISFEHVEVEVKVGKNYLEVFSTVLGTSKTGYEMEALTAVSVALLTVYDMCKGLDSSMVIQEIKLLEKSGGKSQWGKSLEGKRVFIRTDERFKKLIEEYLKNLHAQVVQDGNFDLLITTEKEEFEEYLGISSVINNHLFSVLPTELKNGVVVGKRGNIIVVQLEPSEKLIKAFFESFGEWLGNF
- the lipA gene encoding lipoyl synthase, with translation MLKPVLILSKTHQLKKLLRNAKLHTVCEESRCPNISECFSANTATFMILGNTCTRGCSFCNLKRGKTLPVDEEEPYRLLETVKLLNLKYVVITSPTRDDLKDGGASHFAKCIRVLKENIEGIKVEVLIPDFGGSYDSLKVVLDAKPDVLNHNVETVPRLYDKVRKGADYQRSLNLLKHAKRLRSTIYTKSALILGFGEREDEIIKVMEDLRSVDCDILTIGQYYQPSVKHHPVVKYYTPEEFEKLKEIALSLGFKYVVSGPNVRSSYKAYQVVYNYSL